Genomic segment of Microcebus murinus isolate Inina chromosome 14, M.murinus_Inina_mat1.0, whole genome shotgun sequence:
ACCACAAGTGTGCAGGAAGGCAAACCTCACGAGATAAGACCGTGGCGGGCCACGGGTGCCTGCTGTGACTCGATGTCCCCACAGCAGAGGAAAGGCAAGGAGACTGGCAGGTGACAGGTGGCTCAGGCCACCGTGGTCCGGTGGCCAACCCGGGTGCCGTGGAGGACAAGTCCAGGCCCCCCAGGAGAAGCGAGCACGTCACGTGGCTGGGAAGGGTGGCTGACTGCCTGGGTTAACGTAACTAGTTCGAGCGTCGCGAGGCCCAGTGGGCAGCAGGGCCGTGCGTAGAAGACGGAGGCTCCGCTGACCAAGCCACCTGCCAGCGCCACAGGCCACCGCACAGCAGGGTGTCCTTGCCCTGGAGCTGGGCTCACGAGCCCCGACCACCGGGTCCCCCCTGCCCAGAGACGACGACTCACCTGAACACCCCCCCAGCCCTGTTGCCAGGCCAGACCGAGTCACGGAACACAGCTGCACTCGGCCGGTGTCACGGGCCATCGTGGCTGGCAGGGGCAGCTGCGGCAGGTGACGCTCAGACGGTGGCTGGCACCCCTGCCACACCCAGTGTCCTGCAGGTGACGGCCAGGGAGTGGCAGCCCCGGCCTGGGCCCAAAGCCCCCCCATGCACTGCCCCACCCCCGTGCGCTTGCCCCGCGGCAGCCGTGGCCCCAAAGCCAGAGGCGCTGACTGCTCCCACAGCCGGCCTCGCCCCCTCCCAGGACAGGGGCCGTGCAGGACGAGCCTTCCCCACGATGGAGGCCTCTGCCGGCTGGGGCCACCTGGGAGTGGTGGCGGGGGACCCGCAGCCCTTGTCGGAAGGCCCTGCTCCCGGCTCTCGGCTCTCGGTCCAGAGAGACCCAGACCCCCCACTGCGCCGCCGCAGGGAGACAAAGCCCCAAACCCCTCGTCCAGGCCCATGAcgggcctccccctccccgctgccCGAGCTGGgcggctccctcctccccccttcccttctgGAACGTTCCCCGACCTGCCACCTTCGGAACCAGGCCCCCCCAGCCACGCTCTGCAGGTCGGTCGCTGCGTGGATGGCGCTGAGCGCGGCTGTCAGACCCTGTCGTCACTCTGAGTGCCGTCCGCCCCCCAGTGAGTCTGCAGCCCCCGACCGCGTCTGCCCACAAGGCGCTCAGCAGAGACCTGGGCGGGGACAGAGACGCCcgagcagagagcagccctccctCTCGGACCCGGCGTGAGTCCCACACACCACGAGGGGCACCTGAGGGCCCCTGGACACCACCCGTCCTGGCACCCGCTCGCCGCCCGGAAGCCCCCGCGGGGCCAACGAGGGCCTGGTCCCGTCCTGGGATGGCAGCGGCCAGCGGCTGGAGCAGGAGCTCTGACACAAATCTCTCCTGCTTGCTCACGGGCACTCAATTAGCACGTGGCGCGTGGCCGGGCGCCCTGAGCGGCCGGGAGGGAGCTCATTACCCAAGAGTGCACATCTGGTGCCCGGGAGGCCCCGGGAATTAGCGCGAGGGTGATTTACAGCCTCGGCTTTGTCCTTCCTGAAGGAGACGAGATTGCTGGGACCCCCAGGAAGAGCACTTCCAGGGGGCAGTCCCTCTCCGCCTCCGCCCTGCAGTGCCGCCTGCTCCCGGGGAGGTCCCCTGTGGTGGTCTGGGTAGCCACAACCCTGTCCCTCCTGGCCCTGGGCACGGGGCGTCCAGCAGGGCTCGGGAGGCCACAGGACGGCCAGAGTGGGTGCGCCGCCGGCCGGCTGTCGCACAGGGCGCTGAGCTCTCGCCCAGCCCAGCCTGCGTGGACAGGGCTGCAGGGACCAGGAGGCCACAGGTCTCCAGCTGCAGGACGCTGCAGGGGCCAGGAGGCCACAGGTCTCCAGCTGCAGGAGGCTGCAGGGACCAGGAGGCCACAGGTCTTCAGCTGCAGGAGGCTGCAGGGGCCAGGAGGCCACAGGTCTCCGGCTGAGACAGACGAAACTGCAACACTGGGGCAGGCTCCCTCCCAGAGGCGGTGGAGAGCCGCTGGCCTGGGATGGGGGGGAGGAGGCCTCACGTCTGCTGCCACCTGCGGTCTGGACCGGACCCACGTCACACTGCCAGGAGGATGCTCTGTCCTCGTCCTCGGGTGCCAAACTCCTTCCAGGAATGGTCAGTTACCTGCCATCGGCTCGTCCCGGCTCCTGGAAGCCTGGTGCCCCAGGGGGCCGGTGCCTGTCACAGTGCAGGGGACTGTGAGGACACTGGACGGGACAACCCCTGCCTGTGGCTGTGGGACGTCCAcatggggagggagagggctggCTGGGTGGAGGGCGCAGGGTGATGGCTGGCGGAGGGGGCCGGGGACCCGCCAGGAAGGGCAGCCAGCCCAGCGTGGTCCTGAGGAAGGGCCTGGAAGGACGGGAGGGAGAgtgagtggggagagaggagacCAGAGGCACCTGTGCCCGGAGGCTGGGGCCCGCAGGTGGGCGCCAACAACGAGGTCGGGTGCCCGGCAGCCCGAGCCGCGCCCAGCAGGTGGGCAGCCCCGTGAGCGTCTGGGGCCAAGGCCCAACCGTGGTGCaaggagcaggtgggaggcacCGCCTTCCAGGAGCCTCACCTGAGAAGGAGGTGGCACTGACAGGACGTCCACTGGCGGGGGGTGGGAGTTCTCGGGCTCCTCGGAGCAGCCCGTGGACACGTGTCCCCAGAGCTGTGATGCGGCCCACACAGAGCAGACACGGCAGATCCCGCGGTTCTTGGAGGCCAGCGTGTGCTCGTACCTGAGCAGAGTAGGGCTGAGACTGAGGAAAGGCGGCACCTTAAGCACCCCTGAGTcgagtctcaaactcctgctgAGGCCACCTGCAAGCCCCGCCCCCTTGGCCCCTCCAGACCTGGCCGCTGCCCGTATGCAAGGGGTCTCCCATACAGGACAGGACAGAGCCGGGGCTCTCCCACTGTCCTCTGGGAGCTGCAGAGCAGCCGGCCTCACCCCCCAGCGCTGTGGTGTCCTGCTGTGCTGACGCTGACCTCGGCCGCCAGTCTGACCCTGGTCGGTGCCCACCCGGCACCCCAGGAGCCACAGTGGCCCTCCCGGTGTGGGGGGCACCGTGCGTCTTGACGGCTCTATGGAGCCCTGAGGTCCCCACCTGACTCCCGGCAGGGCAGGGCCCCTCCCAGCACCGTTGGCCACTCACGCTGTGGCAGGCAGGGATCTCTGAACCCCGCTGTGGGGAGCGTGCCCATCTGTGGGTGTGGAGTCCAGGGTCTGCACCTCCGGCTGTGGGGGtcgctcctcctccccccgccccactgGGACTCGGTTCGGATGCTTAGGCAGAGACCCTGGGTGAGGGCCGGCTCCGTCAGCATGGGCAGGTCACCCCCGTGGTGTCCACGGGTGCCACAGGCCTGCAGGTGGCTCGTGGCCTCTCCCTCCTGAGAACGTGGAGCCGGCACAGCAGAATGTTGGAAGAAAGTCCGGTTTGCAAGGTGAGGACTCGAGTTACTCTCTAGCCCTAAATTGGCTACTTGTGAAGAAACTGAAGGGGCTGGAGGGGCCGGGGGCCGGGAGCCCCGGGGAGCTCGGGGCcagccctcccctgccacctgcccaggtGGCTTCCTGCCAGGGAGGGTGGGCTGCCTCGGTGCCCCTGCCCACTCCCGGCCGGCCCTGTGCCGCCACCCTCAGCCCACCTTTGGCCTCTCCCGCACGGGGTGTGCAGAGCCGGACTCCTCCTGGGAGTGTGAGGACCTCAGCCGGCCGCTGTCGCCACACCCCGGCCTCCACGGAGCCTCCCCTCCCGTCCTGGCTGCACCAGacccctgggcctccctctccccaaGGCCTCGTCCTCGGCCCCACGATGACCAGGTGTTGGCAGGTGAGGGAGAGGCTGTGAGTGAAGCCACCTCGGtgccccaggctggggtgcagcgGGCACCTCGCCGAGAGCTGGGCCCCCCCAGCTGCCTAGGGTCTGACGTGGAGACCCCAGCTCAGCAGCCGGAGGGTCCCAGGGTGAGGTGAACAGCAACAGCAGCTCTGCCCATGGCTCCTCActgtcccacccccagcccctggccttgGACTCCGAGTGCGCGGAGGGGGCGGGGCACACAGTGTCCCCTCCGGGCAGCACAGGGGCTGGGAATTCGCTGGACGGGTGACCCCGAGCTGAGACTCCCAGTGGAGGAGGAAGTGAGCGCGCAAAGACGGGAAGAGTGGACCAGGGTCCCCCCGGGGCCGCGGAGGGCCTGGCGCGGGTGGGCGGCACGGTGGGGACGAAGCGGACCCTGGCAGTAAAGCAGGTGGCAGCGAGAGGCTGAGAAGGGGCCGGGCTCCTGCGCGCACCAGGGCCTGCCGCGAGATGTCCCGTGCGCTGCAGCCGCCGCTGCCCAGAACCGGCCGCCAGACGGCGCTCCCACCGGGTCTGGGCCCCAGCTCTGGGGACCCCCCAGCTCCTGCGGTCACCCTAGCTCTCCGCTTCCATCCCTGAGCCCGTTGTCGGGCCGCCGCGGGGTTCCGCCTGCGCTACCCCAGGGGTCCTTTCGTGTGGTTCCGGCCGGACCCGGGAAGCCCCCGCGAGTCTGGAACGCCCGGTGCAGGGGCCTTGCCGGCTGCGGGAGGTTGGAAACTCGCTCACAAGTGCGCAGAGGACAAAGCCAGGCCCCTCGCGGGAGCTGCCCTAGAGACCCCAGCCCGCAGTGGGCGTGGTCTCGCCCGGAGACGACTCGCCATCCACAAGGTCTTTGTGAACCGCTGAGGCCTCCTGCGCGGCTGAAGGCGGAATCCAAGCTCCTTTCCCGGGTGCAAGTCCCTGTGACccggcctgtcccctcccccgccacacACAGAGGGCTTGGACACCTGCTGGTCCAGGGCGGCCCTCCTACGGGGACCACCTGCCCTGACCCCGCCCCCACGCCCCATCAATCATCCTGTCCCGTTCAGACTCTGGCGCTTAAGGGAGTGTTTATGACCCGCCCCGCGCGCTGCAGCGCGAGCTGGGGGTGTCCCGCGGCAGGAGCTCGCTGCGCTCACGTGGCTCCCTCAGGCCGGCCTGGCGCGTATTGGGGGCCCAGCAAATACATGctgaataaatacaataaatgttgAATAGTCTCTGCCAAACGACGCACTCCACGTTTTCCAACGATGAGCTAAGTGCGCGCTGAATGTGCCCGCGGCCTGGCCTTTGCAGGGCGTTTTCCAGACCAGGAGGTGGCATTCGCGAACCTCTCCACTTCGGAAACCTGGGCAGTGAGAGCCCCAGGCACTCCCATCTCCGCGAGGGGCTCTCCAGACCTTCCCCGGAGGAGGGGGGCGTTTTCTTGGGTCCTACCGAGAGGGTGGCGCCTGGGGAGAGGAGAACCGGCGCCGGGGGTTGGGGCTGGAGGGGACTCCGGAGGCCCAGAGTTGGCgcacagagaagagaaggaagttaAGCCGTCACACCCTGGCCGGCAGCAGCGGGGAGGAGGAGCGCACGGCTAGGCGTCCAGGGGGGTGGGAGAGCTTCTGGGGCGCAGGCTCCGGAACCGGCGCACCCGTAGGACAGGGTACCTGGAGAGCGCACCTGGCTAGGAGATTGTGGAAAAGGGATCGCCCTTGTCCCACACCTCTGGCACCCTCAACTCACCCTCGCCCGCCATCCCGCGCCCTGGCCCGGCTCCCTGGAGAGCTGCGTACTCTAAGACCAGTGAGGCTGCAGCCCCACTCGGTGCCCCATTGTTTCTGCCCGCAGCTCGGCAGCGGAGACAGACGCGGAGTCTCTGGGGCGCAGCGCACTGCCTCAGGGTCTCCGTTCCTCAGCCATAAATCAGGGCTAAGGAGGACCCCGCAGGGGCGCGGGAGGAGCCCAAGCGCTGCACCCGGAGACGGGCACTCCTCCCGCCTCCGCATCCGGCCGCGGGGGCTGCGCGGGAGAACAGCGCGCACGTGCCGTCCCGCCCGGGTGCGTCTCTGCTGTCTGTATTCCGGGGACCCCGCTCCCCTCGCGGCGCTCCCCAGAGAACTCACGGGCCACCGCAGCCCGAGGTCTGCGGGGTCGCGCGGAGTGGGGAGCCCGGAGGCGGGAAGACGGCCCCGCCCCGCACTCGGCCCCGCCCCCAAGCCCGCGGCTCCCGCGCCCGCCTCGGAGCCCAAGCCGCGGCCCCTGGCGCGGTCGCCTTGGGGAGCCCACGGGGGCCCAAACCCTACCCGGGAGGGTCCTCCCCGCGGCCGGGCTCTTGGAGCGGACACGCTCCGTGTTTCCTCTGAGGAAGTGGGGTTCGGCCAGCAGCGCCGAGGTCTTCAGGGCTCTCCCGGTGCCGGTGCTGGTGCCGGGCTCCGTTCTGGCTGGTCGCCGGCCGGGCAGCGGCGCGCGATTCGTCCCACGGTGCGGACCCGTCCGGAGAAGCGGGATGAGAGAAAGCCCCGCGCACGCCGGGCCGCCGCGCCTTTCGCGGGGATGCACGCGCCGCGCCGCCGGGACAGCCCCGAGCGCGCACACGCGGGCCAGGGCGACCACGGAACTCCTTCCGCGCCCTGGCCGCAAGTGGCTTTCCAAGCCGCGACCTGGCGGAGGGCCCTGCGGGCGTCAAGCCCTGTGGCTATTTGCAGTAAACGAAAACGGACCCAGGAGGGGGTGGTGGGAGTGGACGCGAGACCCCTGTGCTGAGCCGCGGGGGACTTATTATTCCGCAGCACCAAAACCCTGGCGGCCAGGGCAAAACCGGAAAGTCGTTGCCAAGGATCTGACCGGCCCTCAGACACAAAACGGTGGTCCCTTCGCACATATTCGGGTCACGCTGCCAACGAGCAGCGGATGATAGCAATAGCCGCTTCTTACTACTAAATCAATATGCGACACCGCCCGCGAGGACGCGGCGACAAAGCCCAGCATTGGCTCAGCGCCCACCCTTCGCTGGTGCTGAGTCCACTGCGCTCTCCTTTGACCCCTCCCGGATGGGGCTCTTTGTCTGGCGCAGGGCCCCGCACGCGGCGCCAAAGGCTACGCTTCTGCCCGCGGGCTGCAGCGGCGCACCCGCCTCCAGCCCCTGAACGTGGCGCTTCCCGCGCCCCGGGCTTCGGGGCTCGGAGACTGCTCAGTTCTGCGATTCCTGAGGCGGCCGGTGGGCGGGTCGTGCGTTCGGGTTACTTCCGAACCCCCAAGGAAACCCCCCGACGGGGAAGCCCAGGCGGGGACGCCCCGGCAGTGCGCGCGAGACTGAGGCCCGGGACAGGCCTCGCCGTCCCGCTCCCCGCAGCCTCGCTCCGCCACCGAGTTGGCCGTTCGTTGGCGAAACCTTGAGCCGATTCCTGCGAGCCAGGTCTGGCCCTTACGCCGGTGAACACCGAAGCTGGGCGCCTCCGCCCGCCGCGGCCGGGACCCACCAGGAGAGCGTCCGGCAAACGTGCGTGCGGCCCACACCGGCCCGAGCCCGAGGCCCAGGAGTCTCGGGGCGGGTCCGGGCCGCGGTCCCCGACGGCGCGGCCGAGTGTCCGCTCCACCCGCGCGGGGCTCGTCCCGGAACGGGGCGCACCGAGCGCGCAGGCTGGATTCTCAAATCTGCATTCTTTCTGGAGATAAAATATGTTCTcgtattttttcctgatttcccATTAAAACCTTTGCCTAACTAAACTCCCATCCAGGGGATTTATTTCGTCCCCGGGGAGATAAATCAGGGGGCAAATTTACAGCCCGGGAGGCACCTGCCGCGCTAATGGGCCCTTCATGGAGTgcgcggcggcgggggcgcgcgCGGGCGGGGGCGCTGGCCAATGGCCGGGCCGCGGCGCCGGCAGCCAATCAGCGCGCGCGCCGCGCAGGGGCCCCCCGGTTATCTGCGCGCCCGTCCCGCGCGCGCCGCTCCGACCGcccggagccgccgccgccgccgccgccgccgccgccgccgccgcctccccgccGCCGCCCAGCCCGCGCCGCAGCCGCCCGCCCGGCCGTcggcgcccgcgccccgcgccccgcgcccctgcATCGACGCCCGGGCCGCGCGCGCACTTCCCGGCCGGCGGGCGCAGGCGGCGGGGCCCGGATGGGCGCccgggccggcggcggcggcgcccatGGACGCTAACCGCCCGGGCGCGTTCGTGCTGGGCAGTGCGCCGCTGGCCGCGCTGCACAACATGGCCGAGATGAAGACGTCGCTGTTCCCCTACGCGCTGCAGGGCCCCGCCGGCTTCAAGGCGCCCGCGCTGGGCGGCCTGGGCGCGCAGCTGCCGCTCGGCACCCCGCACGGCATCAGCGACATCCTGGGGCGGCCCGtgggcgcggcgggcggcggtCTCCTGGGCGGCCTGCCCCGCCTCAACGGGCTCGCCTCGTCCGCCGGCGTCTACTTCGGGCCCGCGGCCGCCGTGGCGCGCGGCTACCCCAAGCCGCTGGCCGAGCTGCCCGGGCGCCCGCCCATCTTCTGGCCCGGCGTGGTGCAGGGCTCGCCCTGGAGGGACCCGCGCCTGGCCGGCCCGGGTAAGTAACCCGCGCGGGTGCGGGGTGGCGCGGGGTCGCGGCCGCACTCACCCGCCCTCCTTTGCAGCGCAAGCCGGCGCGGGGCTGGACAAGGACGGCAAGAAGAAGCACTCGCGGCCGACTTTCTCGGGCCAGCAAATCTTCGCGCTGGAGAAGACTTTCGAGCAGACCAAGTACCTGGCGGGCCCGGAGCGCGCGCGGCTCGCCTACTCCCTGGGCATGACCGAGAGCCAGGTCAAGGTGAGCGCGGCCGGGCGCGGCGTCCTCGCGCCGGTCCCGCTTCGGGAAGCAGAGCCCGGGCGCCCGCGTCCTGCGAACGAACGGCCGCCCCGGAGCCGCGCGCGCTCCGCAGCCGGGACCCCCGCGGCCGGCCGGCGGGTGGAGCCCGGGCGCCGAAGGGCCGGGAGTTCCGGGCGCGCCACCTGACAGTCCCCTCCGCCCCCAGGTGTGGTTCCAGAACCGCCGGACCAAGTGGCGCAAGCGGCACGCGGCGGAGATGGCGTCGGCCAAGAAGAAGCAGGACTCGGACGCCGAGAAGCTGAAGGTGGGCGGCTCGGACGCGGAGGACGACGACGAGTACAACCGGCCCCTGGACCCCAACTCGGACGACGAGAAGATCACGCGGCTGCTCAAGAAGCACAAACCCTCGAACTTGGCGCTGGTCAGCCCgtgcggcggcggcgcgggggacGCCCTGTGAGGCCGCGCGGGGACAGCGCAACCGGGGTGCGCGCGGGCGGCGCCGACGAGAGCCGGCCGCGGGgtgtacatatatttttgcaGAGTAAGTTATACGCGGCCGGCTTGGGCTCGGCGCGCGGACCCGGCGGCGTCCCTCGGTGGGCTCAGGGCGCAGGGTTCCGGCCGCGCGTCCCGGGCGGAATCTCTTTGtataatcaataaattatttaacacgTGCCCGTCGGAGCGGCGGCTCCCGAGGCTGCACCGCGTGTTTCTTCCGTGTGGAGCCGGGAGCGAGGCCCCCCTGGCGGCGCGGCACCTGCGAGAGGGCGGCAGGAGGGTCCCTGCCGGTCCCGGTCGGGTCCCCAGCCGGCCGAGGGCGCCTGCGTCTGGGGTGGTCGGGCCGGGCGGCGCGCGCGGCGGCATCTGGGCCCCGGGTCCCGCGCGCCCCGGTGCCGAGGCCGCGTAAGGGCCGCGGGAGCCGCAGCGGGAGCAGAGCCGCGGACGCGCCTGGCGCCGGGGCTGGCGCCGGCTCAGACGCACACGGGGGCTCGCAGAGGGCCCCGCCCGCGAACCGCCCGAGCCTGGCGCCCGCTCAGCCCAGGCGCTTCCCCGGGACTCTTGTGCCTTAGTGGCCGTCTCCAAGGTACGTGGTGAACCACTTCGGGTGAAATCAGGTTTGAAACTCTTCTGCACCGGGGCCTTCAGCTACCGTTTCCATGGATTTTTCACTGGCAGAAAACACTATTTCGTTCAAACTAGAACTGCAGGGAGAAATCAAAATCGTCCTGCCTGCGAAGGACTGCGCCCCGATGGCCCTGAGCGTTCGCCGCGGGGCCCAGCGCAGGACGCACAAGGCAGGGCAGGAACCTCGGTCCTGGCGCTCACGGGTCACCAGGGATCTAGCGCCGGCCCTTCGGCCAGTTCTGCAGCTCCCCCGGCCCAAGGACGCGGCGACCCCGGCAGCCCCGCGGCCGCCCCGCCAGGTGAGTCCCCGTGCCCCAGAGCCGTCTGGTCACCGAGAACCCCCCGCCCCCATCGCGACTTCTGCAGAGGGGAAGCCCCTTAGCTGCATCTTAATGGGCATAACTGTTGAGTTTTAGTTTtggaaattaaatgtaaataattagaaaactGCAATTATAAGGTTTCTCTTGGAAAGcacttttgaaaatgttaaagGGAAATGTAAAAggcttaaatttgtttttgttttgtttttttttttggtcacattGCTgtaccattaatttttaaaaagcctcttgaATTGCTGGCcagttttctttgaaaagtttaaaagGGAAGGAGTGTTTTCTGCTCAGGGTAAGGGCAGAGGGACCCCGGTTCCAGGTGAGGAAAGCAAAGATTTGCACGCTCCGTTTAGAAACGGTGAGGGTGACTCCTTCCTGCTGTAAAAAGCCCAAGAGATTACTTTTCTGCTCCCCACTGAGGGCCTGATGTTTTGTGCCCGTGTGTGGTGGCGACATTCCCGGTTTGCAGGAGGCTGATGCTGGGTCaaagggcaggtgggggggcCCCTGGGTGACTCAGCGTTTCAGgcggaggggaaggaaggaaaggaaggagagcaCAGGCCGCTGTTTTCACCACGATCGGTTTTATTGCTTAGGAACCGGAGGGTCACACTTCCAAGGCCTTCAGAATGACCGGCAGCCACCAGCCCGCCCGCCGGACAGACGCcctgctggggctgcagggctgcacaGACCGACTGCGTCCTCAGGCAGAGTCGGCCTGCGGACACCACATCACCTGCAGTGGTAGTGACCTCTGTACAACAAACATCCATCTGATGCCTTCACCCAGTCCAGGAACTCTGTAGTGTTCTAagtaaaatcaataaacataCATTTGTGTTTCTCAACAGACTCTCTAATCACCTTTTAATGCTGTACTTAGTgctaggagaaaaatatttgcaacaaggTTATTACTTAGGTTGTTTGTAGCAGAGCAACTAAGGAAATGTACAGTTTTGCttctcttgaatatttttatatacagccCATGTTAAAAGCAATCTGTATTGGAAGCAGACTAGGCTATTTCTATTTCTCCCATGATATTATTGTTTAAATGTAGGATACTTGGCACCATAAAACGGTAACAAAAGACAGACGGTTTACAAAATTCTTAAAAGGTACACCCAGGCTAGCTATAAACTTCACATTCAGTTCTTAGTATGACACAGAGAAAGGCATAGGAGTAACAGACCGCTAGCATGGACGTGCTGCGGGCCGGCTCCTAGCCAGTCGGCCCTGCCAGGTACACTGGCTCTGCACCTGTGTGGACAGACAGAGCCCAACTCCTAGACGCCGCTTCTACCTGCCGACGTGACGCCCTTGTGCATTCATACTGGAAAGGATATTTAGCATAAGTTTTGGTaagatttataaattatttttaaaaagtatatatttatatatatttatatttataaaaatgggaagCAGCTGCAGTGTGATTCGAAAACCATGTGGCATGGCACAGAGAAAATACCGCAGGGAGGCGTCGGCTCTGCCAGGGAGCGCcgccccccagccctgggcacacCCGCGCCGGGCAGGGCTGCCGGCCTCGCGGCCCGCGGAGAAGCCCACAATCACACGAGCTGGGCGCTGGAGTCTGAGATACAGGTTCTCCTTGCTGTCTATTAGAGTTTTGGCAACAGGACTGtgacttattttaaaaacccaatatTTCTACTGATGTCACACGAACAGACAAGACAGTGAGGTATGTGAGGCTTTTCCGGAATGGTCCGGAGGCTGAAGCGAAGTGTGGGGCCGGCCTTCTAGCAGGTGGCGCTCGCGGGTTCGATGCAGCTGTTGAGAGCACGCACTTCGGTCACTGCTACAGGGAGGTCTCGCGGAGGGCCCTCTCGTGGCGCTGGCACCTCTTCCCTGCGGCGAAATCGGGCATTTGTTAACGGCACAAAACACCAGGAAAAGCTGCAGAAAGGAGCAGTGGAGGGAAGGAGCCATATTTACCACGTCACTGCACGACACAACACTTGCGCACATGTGCGTGAGGTTTACCTGCCCCGGGCGTGATGCGGAAGGCCAGGAACACGGGCTGcgtggggaagagaggagaggtgaGCACGGCCGGCAGACAGGGCGCCGTGACCCCAAGAGAGCCCGCGTCCCGCGAGGGCGGCCCCGGACTGAGCACCAAGCGGCTCAGGAGCAGGACCGGGCCCGTGGGCGTGACGAGCCGGCGACAGCCCTTTGTGTGTGGACCGTCACCTCCAGACACGCCACTGATCTCAATGGCCCTCTACAAGCCCAGCACGGCGGCAGGAAGCCCTCTCGGCCTCATCGCCCTGCTCATCGCCCTGGGCGGGGACGCCGTCACCTCGGGGCGGCACGTGCTCGGTGGCCGAGGTTCAGGGGCCTCAAAGGTGGCGGAAGTGAATTGGTTTAATTTGGCTGAAAACGGGACGTGACCTGTCACCTGGCACAGCCCTCAGCGAGACCGTGGCTGCTCTCCGGATAGTGTCCGCGCACGTGATCCGTGCAGGGCCAGCGCCTCCCCGTCTGCGACCCCCGAGCACCCGCCCCTCGAGCTGCAGACGGTCCGCGTGGCCTGAGATACTTCGGACGCTCCCTCG
This window contains:
- the NKX6-2 gene encoding homeobox protein Nkx-6.2 produces the protein MDANRPGAFVLGSAPLAALHNMAEMKTSLFPYALQGPAGFKAPALGGLGAQLPLGTPHGISDILGRPVGAAGGGLLGGLPRLNGLASSAGVYFGPAAAVARGYPKPLAELPGRPPIFWPGVVQGSPWRDPRLAGPAQAGAGLDKDGKKKHSRPTFSGQQIFALEKTFEQTKYLAGPERARLAYSLGMTESQVKVWFQNRRTKWRKRHAAEMASAKKKQDSDAEKLKVGGSDAEDDDEYNRPLDPNSDDEKITRLLKKHKPSNLALVSPCGGGAGDAL